From Quercus lobata isolate SW786 chromosome 1, ValleyOak3.0 Primary Assembly, whole genome shotgun sequence, one genomic window encodes:
- the LOC115989577 gene encoding SMR domain-containing protein At5g58720 produces MKNTRKKKRRPRVSNPVAGDNGGVVPTAEEDEQSKIFKALADAFSLASLDDADSALRQANGDPDKAAEILSMSSGYSADDPSTTSGSGSSSGASSGASSSGSSEGFVETGCIQNVMNGNGGFRGTKQKRVVASTGSISTLLGKDYVKSSLRRDSKNNSKGFSNGKGVVDKEEAEQFLCSMLGDECELSLAVVRDVLCQCGYDVEKALDALIELSSSTFEQSRNDSYLNNSVNYKEDIRFLIERKDSITDRASDCTSYSSESEVQDSIWSVGYGCRNYAKVLANPEAKSPTGPTITESELPQKVLESLFNVSKSPEYEPSTMNWRNVVKKLQSLGPGLDVYPSGVAEPQQNTCAKGEEYHVFRTSAKQHWDSMRSCYQKAAVAFSKGERQYAAYLSDQGKVQTKLAREADERASHDIFKARNRGIENVITIDLHGQHVKQAMQLVKVHLLLGTYVPSVQILRVITGCGSHGLGKSKVKQSVIKLLQREGIEWSEENQGVLLIKLNGCREFSFLNSESDTE; encoded by the exons ATGAAGAACacgaggaagaagaagagaaggccTCGAGTCTCTAATCCCGTCGCCGGCGACAATGGTGGCGTTGTTCCGACTGCCGAAGAGGACGAACAGAGTAAGATCTTCAAAGCCTTAGCGGATGCTTTCTCTTTGGCTTCTCTAGACGACGCCGATTCGGCCCTCCGCCAAGCCAACGGCGATCCTGACAAAGCTGCCGAGATATTATCCATGAGCTCGGGTTACAGTGCGGATGACCCGTCCACGACGTCGGGTTCGGGTTCAAGTTCGGGCGCGAGTTCGGGTGCGAGCTCGTCGGGCTCGTCAGAGGGGTTTGTGGAGACCGGGTGCATTCAGAATGTGATGAACGGGAATGGTGGGTTTAGGGGGACGAAGCAGAAGAGAGTTGTTGCGTCGACGGGTTCGATCTCGACGTTGTTGGGGAAAGATTACGTGAAGTCCAGCCTACGGAGGGACTCGAAGAACAACTCCAAAGGGTTTAGTAACGGTAAAGGCGTTGTCGACAAAGAAGAGGCTGAGCAGTTTTTGTGTTCGATGCTTGGAGATGAATGCGAGCTCAGCTTGGCTGTTGTTAGAGATGTGCTCT GTCAATGTGGATATGATGTTGAAAAG GCCCTAGATGCGTTGATTGAATTATCATCTTCCACCTTTGAGCAGTCTAGGAATGATAGTTACCTCAACAATAGTGTTAACTATAAAGAAGATATCAGATTTCTTATTGAACGCAAAGACAGT ATTACTGACAGGGCTTCCGATTGCACATCTTATTCTTCTGAAAGTGAAGTCCAGGATAGTATATGGTCTGTGGGGTATGGTTGCAG gAATTATGCAAAGGTTCTTGCTAATCCTGAAGCTAAGTCTCCAACTGGCCCAACAATTACTGAGTCAGAGCTCCCTCAGAAGGTTTTGGAATCTTTGTTTAATGTCTCCAAGAGTCCTGAATATGAGCCAAGCACAATGAATTGGAGGAATGTAGTAAAGAAACTGCAGTCATTGGGGCCTGGGCTTGATGTTTATCCTTCTGGTGTTGCAGAACCGCAGCAGAATACTTGCG CCAAAGGAGAGGAATATCACGTGTTCAGAACATCTGCTAAGCAACATTGGGATTCAATGAGGTCTTGCTATCAGAAA GCTGCAGTGGCATTTTCAAAGGGAGAGCGGCAGTATGCAGCCTATCTTTCTGACCAG GGCAAGGTTCAAACAAAATTGGCTCGAGAGGCAGATGAAAGGGCAAGCCATGATATATTTAAAGCTAG AAACAGGGGCATTGAAAATGTGATAACAATTGATTTACATGGGCAACATGTCAAACAAGCAATGCAGCTAGTAAAAGTTCACCTTCTACTTGGAACATATGTGCCCT CGGTTCAAATTCTCAGGGTTATCACAGGATGTGGGTCACATGGATTAGGGAAGTCAAAGGTTAAACAATCG GTTATCAAACTTCTGCAACGGGAAGGTATAGAATGGAGCGAGGAGAACCAGGGAGTGTTGCTAATCAAGCTCAATGGATGTAGAGAGTTTAGCTTTCTAAATTCTGAAAGTGATACCGAGTAG
- the LOC115989586 gene encoding protein EARLY FLOWERING 4-like, whose amino-acid sequence MTAPESESLVESIMDHYTTITKPQTLYTKNRLNDSDDDEEEEECDVEVWEMLSKSFIQVQSVLDQNRVLINQVNENHQSKIADNLAKNVALIREINTNISKVLSIYSDLSLNFSTIVHQRRAAMINCKRSVDDKA is encoded by the coding sequence ATGACAGCGCCTGAATCTGAGTCTTTGGTGGAGTCTATCATGGACCACTACACCACTATTACCAAACCTCAGACCCTTTACACCAAGAATCGCCTAAACGACAGTGACGACgatgaagaagaggaggagTGTGACGTGGAGGTCTGGGAGATGCTGAGCAAGAGCTTTATTCAAGTACAGTCCGTACTGGATCAGAACCGTGTGTTGATCAATCAGGTGAACGAGAACCACCAGTCCAAGATCGCTGACAATCTCGCCAAAAACGTTGCCCTAATCCGCGAGATCAATACCAACATCTCCAAAGTTCTCTCCATTTACTCCGACTTGTCCCTCAATTTCTCCACCATCGTTCACCAGCGTCGCGCCGCCATGATCAATTGCAAGAGGAGCGTCGACGACAAAGCCTGA
- the LOC115989567 gene encoding LOW QUALITY PROTEIN: inositol 3-kinase (The sequence of the model RefSeq protein was modified relative to this genomic sequence to represent the inferred CDS: inserted 1 base in 1 codon), with protein sequence MVRDQNTSPQRLGGLLVGNYCHDVLIRDGVVVGETLGGGAAFISAVLDGISIPYSLVSKVGPDFAYTTCRSPIVIPTSRTTLFHAHFHSDIDGNGNDDRVLKRVTVCDPIGASDLDTESKFGFGMAVGVGGEIKPETLERMVDICDLVLVDIQALIREFDEDGTVKLVGLKESGFFHLLPRVGFLKASEEEAVYMDVEEVRKMCCVVVTHGKEGCNVYWKDGELEIKPFEANQVDPTGAGDSFLGGFVAGLVHGLPVPDAALVGNLFGSLTVAQIGLPMFDSRLLQRVKDEVQRRKMQFTTSHEIQDDELRFVKPAGHEQFHASLDAAKVIPTCISQECQWDLPSSPPRAVEKAXPKLVLNSIYEEKLHTVEDKP encoded by the exons ATGGTGAGAGACCAAAACACTTCACCACAACGCCTTGGTGGGCTACTCGTGGGAAATTACTGCCACGACGTTCTTATCCGAGACGGCGTCGTTGTGGGCGAGACTCTCGGTGGCGGCGCCGCCTTCATCTCCGCCGTGCTCGATGGGATTTCGATTCCGTATAGTTTGGTCTCTAAAGTTGGACCAGACTTCGCCTATACGACGTGTCGTAGCCCAATCGTGATACCCACATCGAGAACGACTCTCTTCCACGCGCATTTCCATTCCGACATCGACGGGAACGGGAACGATGACCGGGTACTAAAACGGGTCACCGTCTGCGACCCGATCGGGGCATCGGATCTTGATACGGAATCCAAATTCGGTTTCGGAATGGCTGTCGGTGTCGGCGGCGAGATAAAACCCGAAACGCTGGAGCGAATGGTGGACatttgtgatttagttttggtGGATATCCAGGCTTTGATCCGAGAATTCGATGAAGATGGGACTGTGAAGCTCGTGGGGTTGAAGGAAAGTGGGTTTTTCCACTTGTTGCCGAGAGTTGGGTTCTTGAAGGCTTCGGAAGAAGAGGCTGTGTATATGGATGTGGAGGAGGTGAGGAAAATGTGTTGTGTGGTGGTGACGCATGGGAAAGAAGGGTGCAACGTGTATTGGAAAGATGGGGAATTGGAAATCAAGCCTTTTGAAGCGAATCAGGTGGATCCCACAGGTGCTGGGGATAGTTTCTTAGGTGGGTTTGTGGCTGGCTTGGTTCATGGCTTGCCTGTGCCTGATGCTGCTTTGGTTGGCAACTTGTTTGGGTCTCTCACTGTTGCTCAAATTGGATTGCCCATGTTTGATTCCAGATTGTTGCAG AGAGTTAAGGATGAGGTGCAGAGGAGGAAGATGCAGTTTACCACCAGCCATGAAATACAGGATGATGAGCTGAGGTTTGTGAAGCCAGCAGGGCATGAACAGTTCCATGCATCCCTTGATGCAGCCAAAGTAATACCCACATGCATTTCTCAGGAATGTCAATGGGATCTTCCAAGCTCTCCTCCCAGAGCAGTGGAAAAGG ATCCTAAACTAGTACTTAATTCGATTTATGAGGAAAAACTTCACACAGTTGAGGATAAACCTTGA